The Sebastes umbrosus isolate fSebUmb1 chromosome 23, fSebUmb1.pri, whole genome shotgun sequence genome contains a region encoding:
- the atp2b1a gene encoding plasma membrane calcium-transporting ATPase 1a isoform X5 produces MANNSYSGVKNSLVEANHDGEFGCSLKELRSLMELRGAEAIGKIGECYEDVQGLCHRLKTSPIDGLSGQPGDIEKRKTVFGENLIPPKKPKTFLQLVWEALQDVTLIILEVAAIVSLGLSFYRPPDAEREHCGKAAGGAEDENESEAGWIEGAAILLSVICVVLVTAFNDWSKEKQFRGLQSRIEQEQKFTVVRGGQVIQIPVAEIVVGDVAQVKYGDLLPSDGVLIQGNDLKIDESSLTGESDHVKKTLEKDPMLLSGTHVMEGSGKMLVTAVGVNSQTGIIFTLLGTAEDDDEDEEEKKKEKEEKKKQRKNKKQDAVVENRKKAKAQDGAAMEMQPLNSDEAGEAEEKRKSNNSKKEKSVLQGKLTKLAVQIGKAGLVMSAITVIILVVLFVVDTFWIQNLPWVKDCTPIYIQFFVKFFIIGVTVLVVAVPEGLPLAVTISLAYSVKKMMKDNNLVRHLDACETMGNATAICSDKTGTLTMNRMTVVQAFLAEKHYRKVPEPENIPSSILDMLILGIAVNCAYTTKIMSPEKEGGLPRQVGNKTECALLGFSKDLKRDYQAIRNEIPEEKLYKVYTFNSVRKSMSTVLKMADGSYRMFSKGASEILLKKCYKVMCANGEAKVFRPRDRDDMVKKVIEPMASEGLRTICLAYRDFCPADGEPDWDNENDILTGLTCLSVVGIEDPVRPEVPDAIRKCQRAGITVRMVTGDNINTARAIASKCGILLPGDDFICIEGKEFNRRIRNEKGEIEQERIDKIWPKLRVLARSSPTDKHTLVKGIIDSTVIEQRQVVAVTGDGTNDGPALKKADVGFAMGIAGTDVAKEASDIILTDDNFSSIVKAVMWGRNVYDSISKFLQFQLTVNVVAVIVAFTGACITQDSPLKAVQMLWVNLIMDTFASLALATEPPTEALLLRKPYGRNKPLISRTMMKNILGQGVFQLIIIFTLLFAGERIFDIDNGRNTPLHAPPSEHYTIVFNTFVLMQLFNEINARKIHGERNVFEGIFNNLIFCSIVFGTFIIQFVIVQFGGKPFSCVALTIDQWLWCTFLGFGSLLWGQVISSIPTSRLKFLKTAGHGTQKDEIPDEELEELDDNDEIDHAERELRRGQILWFRGLNRIQTQPPPPDHPAQIQPQS; encoded by the exons ATCACCTATAGATG GTCTAAGTGGACAGCCCGGAGACATCGAGAAGCGGAAAACAGTGTTTGGGGAAAATTTAATACCGCCCAAAAAGCCTAAAACTTTCTTACAGTTAGTGTGGGAGGCGCTACAGGATGTCACACTGATTATCCTAGAAGTGGCAGCCATAGTTTCATTAGGCCTTTCTTTTTATAGACCTCCAGATGCCGAAAGAGAAC ACTGTGGAAAGGCAGCTGGCGGTGCGGAGGATGAAAATGAGTCAGAGGCGGGCTGGATCGAGGGCGCCGCCATTCTCCTGTCAGTTATCTGCGTGGTGCTGGTGACGGCGTTCAACGACTGGAGTAAAGAGAAGCAGTTTAGGGGCCTACAGAGCCGCATCGAGCAGGAACAGAAATTTACTGTCGTCCGTGGAGGACAAGTCATCCAAATTCCTGTGGCGGAGATCGTGGTCGGCGACGTTGCACAAGTAAAATATG gtgacCTTTTGCCTTCCGACGGAGTCCTCATCCAAGGCAACGATCTGAAGATCGACGAGAGCTCACTCACAGGGGAGTCAGACCATGTGAAGAAAACACTAGAAAAAGATCCAATGCTATTATCAG GCACCCATGTAATGGAAGGCTCAGGGAAAATGTTGGTCACTGCTGTGGGTGTCAACTCTCAAACTGgaattatcttcactctacttGGGACCGCTGAGGACGATgacgaggatgaagaggaaaagaaaaaggaaaaggaggagaagaagaaacagaggaAAA ACAAGAAGCAGGATGCAGTTGTGGAAAATCGTAAGAAAG CTAAAGCACAGGATGGTGCTGCGATGGAAATGCAGCCACTGAACAGTGACGAAGCAGGCgaggcagaggagaagaggaaatcCAACAATTCAAAGAAAGAGAAGTCGGTGCTCCAGGGCAAACTGACTAAACTAGCTGTGCAGATTGGCAAAGCAG GACTGGTTATGTCAGCCATCACTGTCATCATCCTGGTGGTGCTGTTTGTAGTAGACACCTTCTGGATCCAGAACCTGCCCTGGGTCAAGGACTGCACGCCCATTTACATTCAGTTCTTTGTGAAATTCTTCATCATCGGCGTCACCGTGCTGGTGGTGGCTGTTCCCGAGGGCCTGCCGCTTGCTGTAACAATCTCCCTGGCATACTCCGTTAAG AAAATGATGAAAGACAACAATCTGGTGCGTCACTTGGATGCCTGTGAGACTATGGGCAACGCTACCGCCATCTGCTCCGACAAGACTGGTACGCTCACCATGAACCGCATGACTGTGGTGCAGGCCTTCCTCGCTGAAAAGCACTACAGGAAGGTCCCCGAACCAGAGAACATCCCCTCCTCCATTTTAGACATGCTGATTCTGGGCATCGCAGTCAATTGCGCCTACACTACAAAGATCATG TCTCCAGAGAAAGAAGGGGGCCTGCCACGGCAAGTGGGCAACAAGACCGAATGTGCCTTGCTCGGCTTTTCAAAGGACCTGAAGCGCGACTACCAGGCTATACGCAACGAGATCCCCGAGGAGAAACTGTACAAAGTCTACACCTTCAACTCAGTCCGCAAGTCTATGAGCACTGTGTTGAAGATGGCCGATGGCAGCTACCGCATGTTCAGCAAAGGGGCCTCAGAAATTCTCctaaaaaa GTGCTATAAAGTCATGTGCGCAAATGGCGAGGCCAAGGTGTTTCGGCCTCGGGACAGAGACGACATGGTCAAGAAAGTGATCGAGCCCATGGCCTCAGAGGGCCTGAGGACCATCTGCCTTGCATACAGAGATTTCTGCCCCGCTGACGGAGAGCCTGACTGGGACAATGAAAATGATATCCTCACCGGACTGACCTGCCTCAGTGTGGTGGGCATCGAAGACCCCGTGAGACCCGAG GTGCCAGACGCCATCAGGAAGTGCCAGCGCGCAGGCATCACGGTGCGGATGGTGACTGGGGACAACATCAACACGGCTCGAGCCATCGCCTCCAAGTGTGGCATCCTGCTGCCCGGAGACGACTTCATCTGCATCGAGGGCAAAGAGTTCAACCGAAGGATACGCAATGAAAAAGGAGAG ATTGAACAAGAACGCATTGACAAGATCTGGCCCAAACTACGAGTACTGGCTCGCTCTTCCCCCACGGACAAGCACACCTTAGTGAAAG GTATTATTGACAGCACAGTGATAGAACAAAGACAAGTAGTAGCAGTGACAGGCGACGGTACTAATGATGGTCCCGCCTTGAAGAAAGCTGATGTTGGCTTTGCCATG ggTATCGCCGGCACAGACGTAGCCAAGGAGGCGTCCGACATCATCCTGACCGACGACAACTTCTCCAGCATCGTCAAGGCCGTCATGTGGGGACGCAACGTCTACGACAGCATCTCCAAGTTCCTCCAGTTCCAGCTGACAGTCAACGTGGTGGCTGTCATCGTAGCGTTTACAGGAGCCTGCATCACACAG gACTCTCCGCTGAAAGCAGTACAGATGTTATGGGTCAACCTCATCATGGACACCTTTGCTTCGCTAGCTCTGGCCACGGAGCCCCCTACAGAAGCCCTGCTGCTAAGGAAGCCATATGGCCGCAACAAGCCTCTCATCTCCCGCACCATGATGAAGAACATCCTGGGTCAGGGAGTGTTCCAGTTAATCATCATCTTTACGCTCCTCTTTGCCG GAGAGAGAATTTTTGATATAGACAACGGCAGGAATACACCCCTCCACGCCCCGCCTTCTGAACACTACACCATTGTCTTCAATACCTTTGTACTGATGCAGCTTTTCAACGAGATCAATGCCCGCAAGATCCACGGTGAAAGGAATGTCTTTGAAGGCATCTTCAACAACCTTATCTTCTGCAGTATTGTCTTCGGTACCTTCATTATCCAG tTCGTCATAGTGCAGTTCGGTGGGAAGCCGTTCAGCTGCGTGGCTCTGACCATCGACCAGTGGCTGTGGTGCACTTTCTTAGGCTTCGGCTCTCTACTATGGGGACAG GTAATCTCTTCGATACCCACCAGCCGCTTAAAATTCTTGAAAACAGCGGGCCACGGCACCCAGAAAGATGAGATCCCGGACGAGGAGCTTGAGGAGCTAGACGACAACGACGAGATCGACCACGCCGAACGGGAGCTTCGCCGAGGGCAGATCCTCTGGTTCCGAGGCCTCAATCGCATCCAGACTCAG